The following are encoded together in the Astyanax mexicanus isolate ESR-SI-001 chromosome 8, AstMex3_surface, whole genome shotgun sequence genome:
- the trmt10b gene encoding tRNA methyltransferase 10 homolog B, translated as MNVDIQLSEKSSSCEEQPQKLQHVDSVSDMMELLNIDVELDSSSANREESALICSKNVMRKQRNWERRLEAKKSKRKEEKLRRRQNQQEKDVDPQFSKRVLKAITKERLEEARTSGPRLCVDLSMTDCMSHKEISRLAGQIRRLYGSNKKSLQPFHLFLSDLKKDGLLYRECIRMNDGFLNYMIDVTEESWIDLFPSQDIVYLSPDASEALERVDEDKVYILGGLVDESIQKKISYTRAKELGVYMARLPIDEYMVKKPNPKNFHSKILAINQVFEILLKFRDTGNWITALGAGIPAGKGYVVSSEAVQR; from the exons ATGAATGTAGACATACAGCTCTCAGAGAAGAGCTCCAGCTGTGAAGAGCAGCCGCAGAAGCTCCAGCATGTGGACTCTGTGTCTGATATGATGGAGCTGCTCAATATTGATGTGGAATTGGACTCCAGTTCCGCTAACCGAGAGGAATCTGCTCTGATCTGCTCT AAGAATGTCATGAGAAAGCAGCGGAACTGGGAGAGAAGGCTGGAGGCaaagaaaagcaaaagaaaagaggaaaaactcAGGAGGAGGCAGAACCAGCAAGAAAAAG ACGTGGACCCACAGTTTAGTAAACGTGTCCTCAAGGCAATCACCAAGGAGCGACTAGAGGAGGCCAGAACAAGTGGACCAAGACTATGTGTTGATCTGAGCATGACTGACTGCATGTCACACAAA GAGATCAGTCGTCTTGCCGGTCAAATAAGAAGACTCTATGGGTCCAACAAAAAATCCTTGCAGCCTTTCCATCTCTTTCTGTCTGACCTAAAAAAGGATGGTCTGCTTTACAGGGAATGCATCAGAATGAATGATGGCTTTCTCAACTACATG ATAGATGTCACTGAAGAGAGCTGGATAGATTTATTTCCCTCCCAAGACATTGTTTACTTATCTCCAGATGCAAGTGAAG CTTTAGAGCGAGTTGATGAAGACAAAGTCTACATTCTTGGAGGTCTTGTTGATGAGAGCATTCAAAAG AAAATAAGCTACACAAGAGCGAAAGAGCTTGGTGTTTACATGGCGAGGCTGCCCATTGATGAGTACATGGTGAAGAAACCCAACCCCAAGAACTTTCACTCGAAAATTCTAGCCATCAATCAAG tgTTTGAAATCCTGCTGAAGTTTCGTGACACTGGAAATTGGATCACAGCCCTTGGTGCGGGGATTCCAGCAGGGAAAGGATATGTGGTGTCTTCTGAAGCTGTACAACGATGA